Below is a window of Fulvitalea axinellae DNA.
TAATGGTTTCGGGTCCTGTACGGTGCCTTCCATCCAGATATTCTTGTTCCGGTAATCGCCAGAGTGCAACGAGCCGTCTTTGGCTACGCCGAAAAACGAATAGTTGAGTATAGTGTACTTGGAGTAGTCAATATTGAGCTGGTTAGCTACCCCGGCCTGTGGCATGCCGTGTTCTGTACCTTTCCAGGCGTCCCACTGCGTTAGGTATCCTATTACTTGTTTTCCTCCTTTTGTTCCGGGTGCAGAGGGATCGCCGGGCTCCAATGGTTCGTCTTCGTCGGGCCCTTTGTCGTCCTCGTTGCCGTCTCCGGGTTTGTCCGGGTTTTCGGTATTTGGTGTTCCCGGTTCGTCATCGTTTTCTGAGCAGGCTGAAACGCCGTATAATCCTACTATGAGCACAATGGCCCATATCCAATTCCATTTACATCTTTTCATGTCCGTCTCCACTTAAAGGTTGGGCGCGGGATTGCGCATATCGTTTTGGCGGGTAGTCTAGTTCTTTTTTCGCGAAGTCGCTTGCGGGCGTTCCGGCAACGATCCAGAACCGGAAATAAATCGCCCGCAAGCGGAAAGAACTATGCGAATCTTCGCCTGAGAACCTTGTGAAAACAAGGCCGTCGGCGCTTTCGCAAGACTGTACTAATATCAACGCCAACCGGAAAAACGATATTGCCCATAGTCTTCGGACAGAGGCTTTTTATGAGATATGATCAATTTTGTGAGAAGGATTGATATCGTGCCGATAATTTAAAAATATGACAGTTAAATCATTATTTTTGAATGAATAACAATCCTGATTAAACCAAAAACAAGGTATGGCACCAGAATATATTGATGAAATCATTAAGAAAAGAAGGTCAATTTTCCCGGCAATGTACACGGGGGAAACTGTAAGTGACGAGGTCGTTTCCAAGATGATTGAGAACGCGCATTGGGCTCCGGTGCACAAAAGGACCTATCCGTGGCGCTTTGTGGTGTTTAAAGGAGACAGCCTGAAAGAGCTTGCCGAATACCAAGCCAACATCTATAAAGAGAAGGCCGAAAAGGCCGGCGATTTCGATGAGGCGAAGTACAAGATGTTTTTGGAAAAGCCTTTGTTGGCTTCGCATATTG
It encodes the following:
- a CDS encoding nitroreductase, producing the protein MAPEYIDEIIKKRRSIFPAMYTGETVSDEVVSKMIENAHWAPVHKRTYPWRFVVFKGDSLKELAEYQANIYKEKAEKAGDFDEAKYKMFLEKPLLASHIVAIGMKRDEKERVPEIEEVEAVACAVQNMYLTAAAHGVGVYWGTGGMTYSEEAKPFLNLGEKDKFLGYLFVGMPKSWPEGNRPDVADFVEWR